From the Diospyros lotus cultivar Yz01 chromosome 13, ASM1463336v1, whole genome shotgun sequence genome, one window contains:
- the LOC127789349 gene encoding uncharacterized protein LOC127789349 — protein sequence MGSAAPANCRCRGELIRFYYPREVLGRSEIRFFFSYPKKLVGVRYSQSISLPHRKIQPVSLSSSPSSSQTQKLMLNEETQNQDASRTVHVKFRMQRRCAFGEQFHIVGDDPIFGSWDPSSATPLDWSEGHIWTVELDLPAGKTIQFKFIVKGTTGNILWQPGPNRILQTWETNNTISVSEDWDNAELQMIMEEEPTSSEQPESTNSIAENLAQPRAGLTAAAESESPSTEVIVSPLAKPLPESPMPVVAENIADLVGEPQRDSNEESMDLRIVANDDKKLVPDSNKDITSEENIFEDNGRTVTLKTWASTKEEGNLVFYEGDPLLVPGLPPLTTVDNDKTITSEATNDNGPGPECNQIIQPVLKKELKDESPHSRDSAEMMSIEEEEAHGNQNQVENPDSVKEQNQGNSKPVEDNVLESDIQWGRRTLQKLLTSFGFL from the exons ATGGGGTCGGCGGCGCCGGCGAACTGCAGATGCAGAGGAGAGCTGATAAGATTTTACTATCCGAGAGAGGTTCTGGGGAGGTCAGAAATtcgtttcttcttctcctatcCTAAGAAGCTCGTCGGTGTCAGATACTCTCAGTCGATTTCTCTGCCGCACAGAAAGATTCAACCCGtttccttatcttcttctccatcatcGTCTCAGAcccag AAACTTATGCTGAATGAGGAAACTCAAAATCAAG ATGCATCAAGAACTGTTCATGTCAAATTCCGGATGCAGAGACGGTGTGCTTTCGGGGAGCAATTTCACATAGTTGGAGATGATCCTATATTTGGTTCTTGGGACCCTTCAAGCGCGACACCATTGGATTGGTCAGAGGGACATATATGGACTGTCGAGCTG GATTTGCCCGCTGGGAAGACAATCCAGTTCAAGTTCATAGTAAAAGGAACCACCGGGAATATCTTGTGGCAGCCAGGGCCAAATCGGATTCTTCAGACATGGGAAACAAATAACACGATCTCAGTTTCCGAGGATTGGGACAATGCTGAACTTCAAATGATCATGGAGGAAGAACCAACTTCTAGTGAACAGCCAGAGTCCACTAACTCAATTGCGGAAAATTTGGCTCAGCCAAGAGCGGGACTGACTGCTGCTGCAGAGAGTGAGTCGCCTAGTACTGAAGTGATTGTTAGTCCTCTGGCGAAGCCACTGCCAGAAAGTCCTATGCCTGTTGTTGCAGAAAATATCGCTGATCTGGTGGGAGAGCCCCAGAGGGATTCAAATGAAGAGTCTATGGATTTGAGAATTGTGGCTAATGATGACAAAAAACTTGTTCCTGATTCGAACAAGGACATAACTTCAgaagaaaacattttcgaggacaATGGCCGAACTGTGACTCTCAAGACTTGGGCCAGCACAAAAGAAGAGGGAAACCTTGTTTTCTATGAAGGTGATCCGCTGCTAGTACCGGGCTTGCCTCCATTGACAACAGTGGACAACGACAAAACAATCACATCTGAAGCTACAAATGACAACGGGCCAGGGCCAGAG TGTAACCAAATAATCCAGCCAGTTTTGAAGAAAGAGCTCAAAGATGAGTCCCCACATTCCAGAGATTCAGCTGAAATGATGTCTATCGAAGAGGAGGAAGCACATGGCAACCAGAATCAAGTAGAAAATCCAGATTCAGTCAAGGAACAAAACCAGGGCAACTCAAAGCCCGTTGAAGACAATGTCCTGGAAAGCGACATTCAATGGGGGCGGCGAACTCTGCAGAAACTTCTTACTAGTTTCGGCTTCCTTTAG